In Mesorhizobium sp. M9A.F.Ca.ET.002.03.1.2, the DNA window GCTTAGGGAGGACTCGGTGCCAATCTGCTTTCAGATGCCAATCTGGTTTCAGATGCCAATCTGGTTTCAGATGAAAGCGAGCGCGATGTTCCGGGCAACATCGCACAGCACTCCCGGTTGCTGCGGCAATCCCGGCCGGCGGATGTCAGAGCGAACCGCCCGTCTCCTGGTCGGTGATGAGGCCGGTGAAGAATCCCTTTTGCAGGAGCTTGGCCATGATGCCGACCTTGTTCTTTCCGCCGGAAACAAGGATGCGTTTGGGAATGTTCAGCGTGTCGAGAGGGTAAACCCCGACGATGCGTTCGTTGACGGGATGGTCGATGAGTTCGGCGTTCCGGTCGAAGAAATAGCCGAGAAAGTTCCCGATCGGCTTCATTCTCAGGATGTCGTCGAATTCCTCGTCCGTCATATAACCGACGCTCCGAAGCGTCGAGCTGGTCGTGCCGCCGACGCTCATCAGCGCAAGGTCGGCGTTCAGCGCCTTCTGGATAACTTCGCGCGCGCTCGGTTGCTGCAGGATCGTCTCGCGGCTTTCGCGGCTGTCGCAGATGATGGGTCCGGGAAGATAATAGGATTCGGCCTGAGTGCGCTGGGCAAAGACGGCGGCGGCGTCGTATTTGTCGATCGACGACCGGCGCGACAGAGAGCCGAGAAGCGGTACGACGGTAACGTTCCTGAGCGTCACCGGTTCGATGTTGGAAGCGAGCCATCTCATGGTTCGGCCCCATGCCATGGCGACCGTCATGTCGTCCCGGAGCAGCGTCTCGACGGTCTGCGCGGCATAGATGCCGATCACTTCGGAGAGCCCGAGCTCCGACCCGATGTCATCAGGCGTGACGCTGCATATGTCGAGCCGGTACTTCCGCCTGAGCTGTTCTTCCATTTCGAGGGCCTGGGACGTCCCGGCGTTGATGCGGATCGAGACGATGCCGCGCTCCTTCGCCTCGGCCAGCAGCCTGTGGATCTTGGTGCGGTTGATCTGCAGCCGCTCGGCGATGGCCTGCTGCGTTTCGCCCAGCACGAAATATTGATGGGCAACCCGTGCCAGAAGGCCAATCGACGTCATGAGGGTTCTCCGATGCTGGTGGCGCATCCGTCCGAACGCCGCTGTCGCCGGCCAACAAGCGCTTGCCACGGACATGGTGACGATATAGCATTTGAACAAATGCACAAGATATGAACATTTGTGCATCGCAAAACGAAGCGGTTCGGGAGGAACGCGTGCGGGTTGCCCAAGCCAGACGTTTCGTCATTTCAGACCATCCGCTGCCCTGGCTGCTGCCGCTGGTGGCGATCCTGCTTGTCTTCACCGTCTATCCCTTGATCTACAACATCTGGCTGAGCTTCCACGAGTTCGTCCCGCGCAGGCGGGCGCTTGAATTCGTCGGAACGGAAAACTGGGTGCAGCTCTGGAACGACACGCGCTTCTGGCAGTCGCTCGTCATCACCTTCACCTATTTCGCCATCGCGCTGGCCTTTGAACTGGTGCTCGGCATGGCGATCGCGCTGCTCCTGGACAGCGACGGCTTCGGTTTCGGATTCCTGCGCGGCGTGCTGACGATGACGCTCGTCATCCCCCCGGCCATTGTCGGCATGATGTATCTGCTGATGGAGGATCCGCAGTTCGGGGTGATCAGCTATCTCCTGCAGTCGATTGGTCTGCTCAATCCGAACAATCCCATCCTGGCTACGGCGTCGACCGCGCTTGCCGGCGTTCTCGTTGCGGAAATCTGGCAGTGGACGCCGTTCATGGTCCTCATCTTCCTTGCTGGTCTCAGGGCACTGCCGCCGGAGCCTTACGAGGCCGCGATGATCGACGGCGCGTCGTCGTTCCAGATTTTCCGGCGCATCACCCTGCCGATGATGTCCAAGGTGATCGCCATCGCCGTCCTGGTCCGCGGCATCGATCTCTTCCGCGTCTTCGACTACGTCTTCGTCATGACGTCCGGCGGGCCGGGAGCCTCGACCTATTCGCTTTCCCTCTACGCCTGGCAGCAGACGTTCAGCTTCGTGAAGTGGGGCTATGGCGCCACGCTCAGCCTCGTCACCCTCGTGATCATCCTCGTCATTGCCAACCTCTTCATCCGTATTGCGAAGGTGAAATGGTAGAATGAACGGCTCCTTCTCGACGCGCATGCTTCGCACCATCGCCGCCTGGGTTGTGGTCGCAGTCTTCTTCTTTCCGATCTACTACTGGACGTCGGTGGCGTTCAAACACGGCAATGACATTTTCAACCGGCCGCCGAAACTGTTCGCCTTCACGCCGACCTTCGACAATTTCCAGAAAGTGTTCGGGATTTCGTTGGGCAGCGGCGGCATCACGGTCACTCCGGGCGGCGGCAATTTCTACATGGCGCCCCGCGTCTGGGATTCGATCGTGATCGCGACGCTGTCGACCGTGCTCGCCGTCGCCATCGCCACGGTTGCCGCCTATGCCCTGTCGCGCATGAACTTCCGCGGCCGGCACAGTTTCGTCGGATGGGTTTTGTCCACGCGCATGATGCCGCCTGTCGCGGTCGCGGTTCCGATGTTCTTCATCTACAAGAATTTCGGGCTCATCGACACCTATACCGGCATGGTGCTGATCCACGCGCTGATGAACCTGCCGCTCGCCGTCCTTCTGATGAAGAGCTTCTTCGACGACATTCCCTCCGAGATCGACGAGAGCGCGATCGTCGATGGCGCCAGCCGCTTCATGATCTTCCGGCGGATTGTGCTGCCGATGGCCAAGGGCGGCATCGCCGCGACGGCGGTCCTCTGTTTCATCTTCAGCTGGACCGAGTTCCTCTTTGCGCTGACCCTGACCACCACGTCGCTCAAGACCGTGCCTGTCGTCTCGTCGACCTTCGTCACCTCGATCGGCACCGCCTGGGGCAACATGGCCGCGCTTGGCGCCGCATCCATCATTCCTGCTTTCATCTTCATTCTGTTGGTTCAAAAGCACCTCGTGCGCGGTCTCACGATGGGATCGTTGAAACAATAGATGGGAGGCTCGAATTCGCAGCCTTGTGAAAATCGCGAATTAAACCGGAGGAGTAGACAATGAAAGACAGCATCAGAAAGGCGCATCTTGCCTCTGTCACCGATCGCTTCGTTCGCGGACAGATGGACCGGCGCTCGTTTCTTCGCGCAGCAGGCATTCTCGGCCTCGGCGCCGGCGCGCTCGGCATGGGCCTGGGACGACGTCCGTTCTACGGCATCAGCCAGGCAGCGGCTCAGGAACAGGAACTGAAGCCCAGCGCCGAAATCACCAAGTGGCTCTCGGATGTCGGCAAGCCCTTTGCCGGAACGACGCTCCGTCTCGCCACGGAATCGACGCCGCCGTCGAACGCCATCGCCACGCAGCTCAAGCAGTATTTCGAGGAGGCCACCGGCATCAAGGTCGAGATCGAAGTGCTGCCGCTCGAGCAGGTGCTGCAGAAGTTGACGCTCGATGTGGCGTCGAGCCTCGGCACTTACGACCTCTACTATATCGACCAGAGCTGGGCGGCGAGCTTCAGCCAGGACGTCTTCGATCCGCGCGAGCAGCTCAAGAACGCCGATCTGGCGATGCCGAACTACAACATCGACGACTTCCTGAAACCTCTCGTCGACGGTATCGCCATGTACGAGGACCGCATGGTCGGCGTGCCCTACGACATCCCGATCTTCATCACGCAGTACCGCAAGGACATCTGGGACGAGCTCAAGCTGCCGCCTCCGGCCACGCTGGAGGATTTGCTGCAGGCGTCCGCGGCGATCACCGACGCCAAGGGCCCGAACATGTACGGCACCAGCGGCCAGATGAAATCGGGCCATTACAGCCTCGAATGCGATTGGACGGCGTGGCTTTGGGGCCATGGCGGTTCGATTTTCGGCGCCGACGGCAAATTCACCGGCAACGACGAAGCAGGCTTGGCCGCCATGGCCTACTGGGACAAGCTCAAGGCGACGATGCCGCCCGGCGTCGACGGCTGGACATGGGATGGCGAGGGCCAGTCGGTCGGCCAGGGCGTTGCCGCCTCGATGCTGTCCTGGGGCGAGTTCTTCCCGTTCTTCGACGATCCCAACGCCTCCAAGGTCTCCGGTCTGATGGAAGCGATGGTTCCGCCGAAGCCAGCCGCCACGCTACGCACGGTCGAACAGACCGGATTCGGCGAAATTCCCGGCGTCGGTCACCAGGGCGGTTCTTCGCTCGCGGTGTCGAAATACTCGAAGAGCCCGGACGCTGCCTGGATTTTCATGCAATGGGCGACTTCAGCCGACACCCAGGCGCTGATAACCGTTCTGGGCGGCGGTACGGGGCCAACGCGCACCAGCGTCTATGATGATCCGCGCGTGCTGGCCAATGCCCGCGTCGGCGCCGGCACGACCCGCCATCTGCCGGTCGTGCGCGACACCATCGCCAACTACATGGGATCCGAGCCAGACCTGCCGGCATGGGCGGAACTCTCGAGCGACATGATCCCGGTTGCGTTGGGCAAGTACTTTGCCGGCCAGTCGGGCACGGCCAAGGAATCGCTCGACGCTCTGAAAACCCAGGTCGACGATCTCGTCGCCAAGGGCTGAGTGTTCCAGGGTGGCGGCTAAGGCCGCCACCCTGGGTATCGACAACCCCCAAGAGGAAAAGCAATGGCTGGAAAACAGCTCGTAGCGGTGACAGGAGCGAGTTCCGGCATCGGCGAGGCCGTCGCCAAGGCGTTCTCGCGCGCCGGCCACCCTGTTTTGATGATGGCCCGCCGTCTGGAGCGCATGGAGGCGCTGAACCTGCCCGACAGCATGGCCCGGCAGGTCGATGTCCGGGACCGCGCCGCAATCGCAGCCGCCGTGAAGGAGGCGGAAGCCGAATACGGGCCGGTCGACATGCTCTTTGCCAATGCCGGTATCGCGCGTCTTGCCGATATAGGCCGCCAGCCGCCCGAGGAATGGGACGAGATGATCGACATCAACACGAAAGGCGTGCTGAATTCGGTCCATGCGGTGATGTCGGGCATGATGGAGCGCCGTCATGGGACGCTGTTCATGATGAGTTCGATCGCTGGCCGGAAAGTCTATCCGGATCATACCGTTTACTGCGGGACGAAATTCTTCGTTCACGCCGTGTCGGAATCACTGCGTGACTATCTTTCCGACTATGACGTCCGCGTGGTCGTGCTTTCGCCCGGGGTGATCGAAACCGAAGTTCTGAGCGGCGTACTCGACCCGCAAACGCTAGCCAACTACAAGGCCAACAAGCTCAAGATCGGCGGCGGGATTGGGCCGGAGCACGTCGCTGAGCTCATGCTGCACACCTACCAGATGCCACAGAACGCTCTCGTGCAGGAAATCGTCATCACGCCGACCAGGCAGAAATACTGACGACCCGCCCCCGGCTTCTGGAGAGAGAGAGAGAATGGCCACCGTAGAATACAGGAACATCGCCAAGAGTTTCGGGCATGTCGAGGTGATGAAGGATATCTCCTTCGGCATTGCCGACCGCGAATTCGTCGTGCTTCTCGGGCCGTCCGGTTGCGGAAAGACGACGCTCCTGCGCATGACAGCAGGGCTCGAGAGCGTGACCAACGGCGATCTGTTGATCGGCGACAGGCGGGTCAACGACGTTCACCCCCGCGATCGTGACATCGCGATGGTGTTCCAGAACTACGCGCTCTATCCGACGATGACTGTGTTCGACAATATCGGCTTCAGTCTCGAAGTGGCGAAAGTGCCCAAGGCGGATATCAGGAAGAAGGTCGAATGGGCGGCGGAAATCCTCAATCTCACGCCCTATCTCGGGCGCTATCCCAAGGAACTGTCGGGCGGCCAGCGCCAGCGCGTCGCCATGGGCCGCGCCATGGTGCGGGATGCCGCCGTCTTCCTTTTCGACGAGCCGCTCTCCAATCTCGATGCGAAGTTGCGCACTCATATGCGTGTGGAAATCCGGCAACTCCACAATCGTCTCGGCACGACCACGATCTACGTCACCCATGACCAGATCGAGGCGATGACGATGGCTGACAAGATCGTGCTGATGCACGCCGGCAGGATCATGCAGATTGGCACGCCGGACGAGGTCTACGAGCGCCCGAACTCGAAATATGTCGCTGATTTCATCGGCTCGCCTTCGATGAATTTCATCGCTGGGGCTGTCGAGATCGCGGGCGGCAGTCCTCGCTTCGTCGCCGAAGGGGTGTCGATCGGCCTCTCGCCGGAGATCAAGGCGGAGCCGGGCCAAAAGGTCATCATGGGCGTCCGGCCACACGATCTGGGCATTTCGGATGCGGGTGAGATCAAGGGCGAGGTCGTGCTGTCCGAAACGACCGGCGCGGACGTTCAGATTCATTTGCGCGTGGCGGGATACGACGCCGTCGCCGTGGTGCCGCGTGACGAGCGCCGCAACGCCGGCACCGCGAT includes these proteins:
- a CDS encoding extracellular solute-binding protein — its product is MKDSIRKAHLASVTDRFVRGQMDRRSFLRAAGILGLGAGALGMGLGRRPFYGISQAAAQEQELKPSAEITKWLSDVGKPFAGTTLRLATESTPPSNAIATQLKQYFEEATGIKVEIEVLPLEQVLQKLTLDVASSLGTYDLYYIDQSWAASFSQDVFDPREQLKNADLAMPNYNIDDFLKPLVDGIAMYEDRMVGVPYDIPIFITQYRKDIWDELKLPPPATLEDLLQASAAITDAKGPNMYGTSGQMKSGHYSLECDWTAWLWGHGGSIFGADGKFTGNDEAGLAAMAYWDKLKATMPPGVDGWTWDGEGQSVGQGVAASMLSWGEFFPFFDDPNASKVSGLMEAMVPPKPAATLRTVEQTGFGEIPGVGHQGGSSLAVSKYSKSPDAAWIFMQWATSADTQALITVLGGGTGPTRTSVYDDPRVLANARVGAGTTRHLPVVRDTIANYMGSEPDLPAWAELSSDMIPVALGKYFAGQSGTAKESLDALKTQVDDLVAKG
- the ugpC gene encoding sn-glycerol-3-phosphate ABC transporter ATP-binding protein UgpC, which translates into the protein MATVEYRNIAKSFGHVEVMKDISFGIADREFVVLLGPSGCGKTTLLRMTAGLESVTNGDLLIGDRRVNDVHPRDRDIAMVFQNYALYPTMTVFDNIGFSLEVAKVPKADIRKKVEWAAEILNLTPYLGRYPKELSGGQRQRVAMGRAMVRDAAVFLFDEPLSNLDAKLRTHMRVEIRQLHNRLGTTTIYVTHDQIEAMTMADKIVLMHAGRIMQIGTPDEVYERPNSKYVADFIGSPSMNFIAGAVEIAGGSPRFVAEGVSIGLSPEIKAEPGQKVIMGVRPHDLGISDAGEIKGEVVLSETTGADVQIHLRVAGYDAVAVVPRDERRNAGTAINLSVLPGKVHLFDAATELRVA
- a CDS encoding sugar-binding transcriptional regulator codes for the protein MTSIGLLARVAHQYFVLGETQQAIAERLQINRTKIHRLLAEAKERGIVSIRINAGTSQALEMEEQLRRKYRLDICSVTPDDIGSELGLSEVIGIYAAQTVETLLRDDMTVAMAWGRTMRWLASNIEPVTLRNVTVVPLLGSLSRRSSIDKYDAAAVFAQRTQAESYYLPGPIICDSRESRETILQQPSAREVIQKALNADLALMSVGGTTSSTLRSVGYMTDEEFDDILRMKPIGNFLGYFFDRNAELIDHPVNERIVGVYPLDTLNIPKRILVSGGKNKVGIMAKLLQKGFFTGLITDQETGGSL
- a CDS encoding sugar ABC transporter permease, whose product is MRVAQARRFVISDHPLPWLLPLVAILLVFTVYPLIYNIWLSFHEFVPRRRALEFVGTENWVQLWNDTRFWQSLVITFTYFAIALAFELVLGMAIALLLDSDGFGFGFLRGVLTMTLVIPPAIVGMMYLLMEDPQFGVISYLLQSIGLLNPNNPILATASTALAGVLVAEIWQWTPFMVLIFLAGLRALPPEPYEAAMIDGASSFQIFRRITLPMMSKVIAIAVLVRGIDLFRVFDYVFVMTSGGPGASTYSLSLYAWQQTFSFVKWGYGATLSLVTLVIILVIANLFIRIAKVKW
- a CDS encoding carbohydrate ABC transporter permease; translation: MNGSFSTRMLRTIAAWVVVAVFFFPIYYWTSVAFKHGNDIFNRPPKLFAFTPTFDNFQKVFGISLGSGGITVTPGGGNFYMAPRVWDSIVIATLSTVLAVAIATVAAYALSRMNFRGRHSFVGWVLSTRMMPPVAVAVPMFFIYKNFGLIDTYTGMVLIHALMNLPLAVLLMKSFFDDIPSEIDESAIVDGASRFMIFRRIVLPMAKGGIAATAVLCFIFSWTEFLFALTLTTTSLKTVPVVSSTFVTSIGTAWGNMAALGAASIIPAFIFILLVQKHLVRGLTMGSLKQ
- a CDS encoding SDR family oxidoreductase, coding for MAGKQLVAVTGASSGIGEAVAKAFSRAGHPVLMMARRLERMEALNLPDSMARQVDVRDRAAIAAAVKEAEAEYGPVDMLFANAGIARLADIGRQPPEEWDEMIDINTKGVLNSVHAVMSGMMERRHGTLFMMSSIAGRKVYPDHTVYCGTKFFVHAVSESLRDYLSDYDVRVVVLSPGVIETEVLSGVLDPQTLANYKANKLKIGGGIGPEHVAELMLHTYQMPQNALVQEIVITPTRQKY